ACGCATATAACAGGACACCCGCGCCGGATCTTGATATAGCAAATATTAAGCCGTATTTAAACAATGGGAGTTCACTTACAAGCGAATACGGTGTAGAAAGCAATAATAAATTATGGTTCGCAAAATGTGATTTAACAAAACTCGGCAATAACTCGCAAATTAAAAGCAAATTAGCAGGCCGGGCAAATTCAGCAGGACTCAAATCAGCAGCTAGTCCTACAGCAGCAAATTACACGGACGAGGACACGGTTTATTTACGAATCCGCTAAATTCTCACAAAAAATTATTCCCCCTTTTGAGTCGTGAAAAGATTCAGGGGGGAATTTATTTATGCTATTATTATCAGGAAAATATAAAATTTTTTAACGGGAGATAAAATCATCATGGCATTAATTCAAGTTATACAATGGGACGATAAATTAAATTCTAATGATGTCCTTGCGTGGCGTTATGTCAACAAGAATAATGCGGGCAAAAGCGACGAGCTCGGCAACTGGTCGCAATTAATAGTGCGTGAGTCTCAAGAGGCTATATTATTCAGGGACGGCCAAGCTGTTGACTTATACGGGGCGGGTCGTCATACTCTTTCAACGGATAATTTACCATTTTTGCGCTCAATTATGAATCTACCCACCGGCGGCGAGAGTCCATATAAGGCGGGAATCTGGTTCGTCAACAAAGTTAATTTATTAGACATGAAATGGGGAACGCAAAATCCCTTGTTACTCAAGGATCCTGAATATCAAATTCCCATTTATGTGCGTGCATTCGGTCAGTTCGGGCTGAGAATCACAGAGAGCCGGCAATTTGTCATTAAACTCGCAGGAAATAAGACGAGTATAACGCGCTCAGACATAGAAAATTACTTCAGAGGGCTGATTTTGAGTCGTATGGGCGACATGATAGCGACTTATATAGCACAGAAAAAAGTAAATATTTTCGAGATTAATTCATATCTTGAAGACATGTCAAATGAAGCAGTCGGCAAATTATCGCAGGCATTTAAGGAATTCGGGATCGAGCCTGTTAATTTCTATTTCGGGTCTATTAATGTTATTGACGATGACGAGGGAATCAAAAAATTAAAATCTGCTTTGAGTGAACGTGCCAGCATGAACGTAATGGGCTATAACTATCAGCAAAAACGCTCGTTTGACGTGTTAGAATCAGCGGCAAAAAATGAAGGCGGCTCATCACTTATCGGAGCAGGAGCAGGACTCGGAGCAGGTCTCGGAATGGGCGGAGCTTTAGGGCAAATGGCCGCACAAATGAATCAATATATTAACCCTCAACAGACAACACCGCCGACTCCTCCGCAAAATCCAAATCCGCCGGCAAATCCTGTAAATCCGACTCCATCAGCAAATAATAATTGCCCTCATTGCGGGAAGCCATTAGTGCCGGGAGCTGTATTTTGTCCCTTCTGCGGTAAAAAGCCGGTTTGTACTAAATGCGGTGCTGCGTTAATTCCGGGCGCAAAATTCTGTCCTCAATGCGGTCAACAAGTATAATAATTTTTTCAAGAAAGGTGATTGATTTAAATGGGTAAATTTTTTAACAAGATCAGGCAAGTATTTAATATTTTCTTGATTATGCTGTTAATCGGGCTTGCTGCTGCTGTAT
The Synergistaceae bacterium genome window above contains:
- a CDS encoding type II secretion system protein, with protein sequence MRTRKGFTLVEMLIVIVVIGVLSSMMMISSTESINSAKASDIITSLNNIKVAALAHYVDSFDAYNRTPAPDLDIANIKPYLNNGSSLTSEYGVESNNKLWFAKCDLTKLGNNSQIKSKLAGRANSAGLKSAASPTAANYTDEDTVYLRIR
- a CDS encoding SPFH domain-containing protein — translated: MALIQVIQWDDKLNSNDVLAWRYVNKNNAGKSDELGNWSQLIVRESQEAILFRDGQAVDLYGAGRHTLSTDNLPFLRSIMNLPTGGESPYKAGIWFVNKVNLLDMKWGTQNPLLLKDPEYQIPIYVRAFGQFGLRITESRQFVIKLAGNKTSITRSDIENYFRGLILSRMGDMIATYIAQKKVNIFEINSYLEDMSNEAVGKLSQAFKEFGIEPVNFYFGSINVIDDDEGIKKLKSALSERASMNVMGYNYQQKRSFDVLESAAKNEGGSSLIGAGAGLGAGLGMGGALGQMAAQMNQYINPQQTTPPTPPQNPNPPANPVNPTPSANNNCPHCGKPLVPGAVFCPFCGKKPVCTKCGAALIPGAKFCPQCGQQV